Proteins encoded together in one Deinococcus aerius window:
- a CDS encoding DUF3160 domain-containing protein, which produces MPLPRPALALTLLLVLPGGARAASSYTLPVNLGTLKNPGLLRGDKDAGLPALNPAQRSALSRQGFVIAPTQWRQFDAVYEATRYANQPVFVTTDAVLHIYHLVFDKLLRDLERETFEPAARRMTALLVADARRQRQALAGTPLEPDARRALAYLAVAQKLADPSSPIPPEVAPLVQAELRLINAHAGLAGSPIFASSKMIEDYSQYVPRGHYTRSEALKRYFRTMMWLGHMNLRVKDAGETRTAALVTRLLTGNAEAQGLWARLYDPTTLLIGASDDLNFRQYAATLQTVTGGNVRQLADPGKLSAFQAALSKLPPPRVNSVFVVAKPGEGVDVRQRETLGFRLMGQRFTLDGAALQQLVYREVGTEDRPRTLPRGLDLLAGMGNEAALNELRRLGDARYANYERQMAKVRAQFGALQPADWTANVYSGWLYVLQALAKPGARDSRYPAFMRTPAWTRKEMLTALGSWTELRHDTLLYAKQTMAEMGGGGEPPPPHGYVEPNGQVWTRLLALEALTRRVLTSQKILSERTANNLSNLRQMLTLLDRATTKELAGQALTTDEYDQLRYFGGWLEGLKLASTDPEQEGGTEGTPEFDETPYAAVVADVATDGGNAQVLEEATGTIHELYAVVPDGRGGIQVARGGVYSQYEFTVPLSGRLTDEAWRARLKAGQLPPPHPWLSGVVVK; this is translated from the coding sequence GGCGACAAGGATGCGGGCCTCCCCGCCCTGAACCCGGCGCAGCGTTCGGCCCTCTCGCGCCAGGGTTTCGTGATCGCGCCCACCCAGTGGCGGCAGTTCGACGCGGTGTACGAGGCGACCCGCTACGCCAATCAGCCCGTCTTCGTCACGACCGACGCGGTGCTGCACATCTATCACCTCGTCTTCGACAAGCTGCTGCGCGACCTGGAACGCGAGACGTTTGAGCCCGCCGCCCGCCGCATGACGGCCCTGCTCGTGGCCGACGCCCGCAGGCAGCGGCAGGCCCTCGCCGGAACGCCGCTGGAACCCGACGCGCGGCGGGCGCTGGCTTACCTGGCCGTGGCGCAGAAGCTGGCCGACCCGAGCAGCCCCATTCCGCCAGAGGTCGCGCCGCTCGTCCAGGCGGAACTCCGATTGATCAACGCCCATGCCGGACTCGCCGGGTCCCCGATCTTCGCCTCCTCCAAGATGATCGAGGACTACTCGCAGTACGTGCCGCGCGGGCACTACACCCGCTCGGAGGCGTTGAAACGCTACTTCCGCACGATGATGTGGCTGGGGCACATGAACCTGCGCGTGAAGGACGCGGGCGAGACGCGCACGGCGGCCCTCGTCACCCGGCTGCTGACCGGCAACGCGGAGGCGCAGGGGCTGTGGGCCCGGCTGTACGACCCCACCACGTTGCTGATCGGGGCGAGCGACGACCTGAACTTCCGGCAGTACGCGGCGACCCTCCAGACCGTGACGGGCGGGAACGTGCGGCAACTCGCCGACCCGGGAAAGCTCTCCGCCTTCCAGGCCGCGCTGTCAAAACTGCCCCCCCCGCGCGTGAACAGTGTCTTCGTGGTCGCCAAACCCGGCGAGGGCGTGGACGTGCGCCAGCGCGAGACGCTGGGCTTCCGGCTGATGGGGCAGCGGTTCACGCTCGATGGGGCCGCGCTGCAACAGCTCGTCTACCGCGAGGTGGGCACCGAGGACAGGCCGCGCACCCTCCCGCGCGGGCTCGACCTCCTCGCGGGGATGGGGAACGAGGCGGCGTTGAACGAGTTGCGGCGGCTGGGGGACGCCCGGTACGCCAACTACGAGAGGCAGATGGCGAAGGTGCGCGCCCAGTTCGGGGCCCTCCAACCCGCCGACTGGACCGCGAACGTGTATAGCGGGTGGCTGTACGTGCTTCAGGCGCTGGCAAAACCGGGGGCGCGCGACAGCCGTTACCCCGCCTTCATGCGGACGCCCGCCTGGACGCGCAAGGAGATGCTCACGGCGCTGGGCTCGTGGACCGAACTGCGGCACGACACCCTGCTGTACGCCAAGCAGACGATGGCCGAGATGGGCGGTGGGGGCGAGCCGCCGCCTCCCCACGGCTACGTGGAGCCGAACGGGCAGGTCTGGACCCGGCTCCTCGCGCTGGAGGCCCTGACGCGGCGGGTGCTGACGAGTCAGAAAATCCTCTCCGAGCGCACCGCGAACAACCTGTCGAACCTGCGGCAGATGCTGACCCTGCTGGACCGGGCCACGACGAAGGAACTCGCCGGGCAGGCCCTGACGACCGACGAGTACGACCAGCTCCGCTACTTCGGCGGCTGGCTGGAGGGGCTCAAGCTCGCCAGCACCGACCCCGAGCAGGAGGGCGGCACGGAAGGCACCCCTGAGTTCGACGAGACCCCCTATGCGGCGGTCGTGGCCGACGTGGCGACTGACGGCGGCAACGCGCAGGTGCTGGAGGAGGCGACCGGCACCATCCACGAGCTGTACGCGGTCGTGCCCGACGGTCGCGGCGGAATCCAGGTCGCGCGCGGCGGCGTGTACTCGCAGTACGAGTTCACGGTACCCCTCTCGGGCCGCCTGACCGACGAGGCGTGGCGCGCTCGACTAAAGGCCGGGCAGCTCCCGCCCCCCCACCCCTGGCTGAGCGGCGTCGTGGTGAAGTGA
- a CDS encoding CapA family protein, with product MSGGRVLLALAATLALTSGGRDAPPLTLALAGDVSLARGVAEANAGNWGAALSGVAEAWRADATYGNLESPLTDAPHQGMGVDLRAPPAGVAALKAFSHLGVENNHAGDGGEVGQSGSRRTLRRDGIIPITRTLTVTRVQGVPVAWIAFLDDGQSPPPLAAIQEGARRARFVVVGVHWGAEYNPVTARQRALARQLAAAGASLIVGSGPHVLQGSERLGRTLVLYSLGNLLFDQPYPDTWLGAVVRVGVGADNLRACAVPTRSRAGRVTRANAEERRTVLARLELPACPGAG from the coding sequence GTGAGCGGCGGGCGGGTCCTCCTCGCCCTGGCCGCGACGCTGGCCCTGACCTCGGGCGGGCGGGACGCGCCCCCGCTTACTCTCGCACTGGCGGGCGACGTGAGCCTGGCGCGGGGCGTGGCGGAGGCGAATGCGGGGAACTGGGGCGCAGCCCTCTCCGGCGTAGCGGAGGCCTGGCGGGCGGACGCGACCTACGGGAATCTGGAATCCCCCTTGACGGATGCGCCGCACCAGGGAATGGGAGTGGATCTGCGCGCACCTCCCGCAGGCGTGGCGGCCCTGAAAGCCTTCTCCCACCTGGGCGTCGAGAACAACCACGCGGGGGACGGCGGCGAGGTGGGGCAAAGCGGGAGCCGGAGGACTCTGCGCCGTGACGGGATTATTCCCATCACCCGCACGCTGACCGTGACGCGGGTTCAGGGCGTGCCGGTCGCCTGGATCGCCTTTCTGGACGACGGGCAGAGTCCACCGCCACTGGCCGCCATTCAGGAAGGCGCACGCCGGGCCAGATTCGTCGTTGTGGGCGTCCACTGGGGCGCGGAGTACAACCCTGTTACCGCTCGGCAACGAGCCCTCGCGCGGCAACTGGCGGCGGCGGGCGCCTCCCTAATCGTGGGCAGCGGGCCGCACGTCCTCCAGGGCAGCGAGCGCCTGGGCCGGACGCTTGTGCTGTACAGCCTGGGGAACCTGCTCTTCGACCAGCCGTACCCGGATACGTGGCTGGGGGCGGTCGTGCGGGTGGGGGTCGGGGCGGACAACCTGCGGGCCTGCGCTGTCCCCACCCGCTCCCGCGCGGGCCGCGTCACTCGGGCCAACGCGGAGGAACGCCGCACCGTTCTCGCCCGGCTGGAACTTCCCGCGTGTCCGGGGGCCGGGTGA